Proteins found in one Leptospira neocaledonica genomic segment:
- a CDS encoding ParB/RepB/Spo0J family partition protein, whose product MSASAKPKALGRGLGNLIPVSEERSFKEAGGEGSLKEVKLSEIRPNPDQPRRTFNEESLRELAETIKAHGVIQPIVVKDVGSGYEIISGERRYRACKIAGFIKIPVVVKKANVQQTLEMALIENIQRENLNPIEEALAYKTLSEKSGLKITDIASRVGKNRATVSNLIRLLQLPDSVMDLVKNGRISEGHARPLLSIADRKKSEQLAYQIAEKGLTVRQVEDIVANLTEEAPVREKKKSKRKEVDIVELENKFRKKYSMKVDITHNSSSGKGKLSIAYPSLDALQKVLDALGL is encoded by the coding sequence ATGAGTGCTAGCGCAAAACCGAAAGCATTAGGAAGAGGACTGGGGAATTTAATTCCTGTTTCGGAAGAAAGGTCTTTTAAAGAAGCAGGCGGAGAAGGTTCGCTCAAAGAAGTAAAACTTTCCGAGATCCGTCCAAATCCTGACCAACCAAGAAGAACTTTTAACGAAGAATCTTTGCGTGAACTTGCTGAGACTATCAAGGCTCATGGAGTGATCCAACCGATCGTAGTGAAAGATGTCGGTTCAGGATATGAAATCATTTCAGGGGAAAGAAGATACCGTGCGTGTAAAATTGCAGGCTTCATCAAGATCCCGGTTGTAGTTAAAAAAGCAAATGTCCAACAAACTTTGGAAATGGCTCTTATCGAAAATATCCAAAGAGAAAATCTAAATCCGATCGAAGAGGCTTTAGCTTATAAGACCCTTTCCGAAAAATCTGGATTAAAGATTACTGATATTGCATCACGCGTTGGCAAGAACCGAGCCACTGTTTCGAACTTAATTCGTCTTTTACAATTGCCTGATTCGGTAATGGATCTGGTAAAAAATGGAAGAATATCCGAAGGTCATGCAAGACCACTTCTCTCCATCGCGGATCGTAAAAAATCAGAACAGCTTGCTTATCAAATTGCGGAGAAAGGTCTTACAGTCCGTCAGGTCGAAGATATAGTCGCAAATTTAACGGAAGAAGCTCCAGTCCGAGAGAAGAAAAAATCCAAACGTAAAGAAGTGGATATTGTAGAACTCGAAAACAAATTCCGCAAAAAGTATTCTATGAAAGTGGATATCACTCATAATTCTTCTTCCGGGAAAGGAAAACTCAGCATTGCTTATCCAAGTTTGGATGCTTTACAAAAGGTTTTAGACGCCTTAGGTTTATAA
- a CDS encoding acyl-CoA thioesterase: MSSNDPEFYYTLRVRYSEIDAQAVVFNAHYLTYFDTALNEYMRFLKYDYKGELEKNGLDFVVTRSLIEYKSPARFDEELKVYVKAGEIKPASILWNIQVRKLSDDSLVCNGELTWAFLLLESRKPAKLPEVFKNLGSKSLS; this comes from the coding sequence ATGAGCTCAAATGATCCGGAATTCTATTATACTCTAAGAGTTCGTTATTCCGAGATAGATGCACAAGCTGTCGTTTTTAACGCACATTATCTTACGTACTTTGATACTGCTCTGAATGAGTACATGAGATTTCTAAAATATGACTATAAGGGCGAATTAGAGAAGAATGGTCTAGACTTCGTAGTTACTCGCTCACTGATAGAATACAAATCGCCTGCAAGATTCGACGAAGAATTAAAAGTTTATGTAAAAGCAGGAGAGATCAAACCTGCTAGTATCCTTTGGAATATACAGGTCCGAAAATTATCGGACGATAGTTTGGTCTGTAACGGAGAATTAACCTGGGCGTTTTTATTATTAGAATCCAGAAAACCGGCAAAACTTCCGGAAGTATTTAAGAATTTAGGCTCTAAAAGCCTATCTTAA
- a CDS encoding YaaR family protein has translation MKIQSQKDPRTESRRKKEFGLSLSSSLYQPVPSSVSDSQIPDSKSEFFDLVEHLLPYNQERTRDLNSLLRDLPDAERNFLKSPTYANLEVYKRIVQGILKEVLDRNTSLETLRTRARGGSEKVYQVVQIVDDKIQTLADFIIHPENSTFDLMKRMEDIRGLLVDLMN, from the coding sequence TTGAAGATCCAATCCCAAAAAGACCCTCGCACAGAATCACGTAGAAAAAAAGAGTTCGGACTTTCTCTAAGTTCTTCCTTATACCAACCTGTACCAAGTTCCGTATCCGATTCCCAGATCCCGGATTCTAAGAGTGAATTTTTTGATTTGGTAGAACATCTTCTTCCTTATAATCAGGAAAGAACAAGAGATCTAAATTCTTTACTTAGAGATCTTCCTGATGCTGAAAGAAATTTTTTAAAATCTCCTACATATGCAAATCTGGAAGTTTACAAAAGAATCGTTCAAGGTATCTTGAAGGAAGTTCTAGATAGAAATACAAGTTTAGAAACTTTACGCACCAGAGCCAGAGGTGGTTCAGAGAAAGTTTACCAAGTAGTCCAGATTGTAGACGATAAAATCCAAACTCTAGCGGACTTTATCATTCATCCTGAAAATTCTACTTTTGATTTAATGAAAAGAATGGAAGATATTCGCGGTCTATTGGTAGACCTAATGAATTAA
- a CDS encoding bactofilin family protein, producing the protein MAHTEEQLAVNSIIGEGAEFSGDFKLSGLLRIDGIFRGTIKTDGKVLIGKTGIVDTDIKARIVVAGGEINGNIFASERVTLLASCRMKGDIITPKVVMEEGVQFEGNCKINPTTH; encoded by the coding sequence ATGGCCCATACAGAAGAGCAATTAGCAGTAAATAGCATCATCGGCGAAGGCGCCGAATTCAGCGGAGACTTCAAACTTTCCGGACTTCTACGTATTGACGGTATTTTTAGGGGAACTATAAAAACCGACGGAAAAGTCCTAATCGGAAAGACCGGAATCGTCGATACGGATATTAAAGCTCGTATTGTCGTTGCCGGCGGTGAAATTAATGGGAATATATTCGCGTCGGAACGAGTGACTCTACTCGCTAGCTGCCGTATGAAAGGTGATATTATCACTCCAAAGGTAGTTATGGAAGAGGGAGTACAATTCGAGGGAAATTGTAAGATTAACCCGACCACTCATTGA
- a CDS encoding M23 family metallopeptidase has translation MNLKSYLALLYYRLRYKYQDLKLKLDIKIANWNKKGKERLTVMVIPHSEQKTINFHISYRAITIFIGTILVLLLISSINVLSHSGSIHQLTELNLSNQDFIRQSAKMKEEINGLHEHVEYYHNHVGALYGRLTGDNSKVAKGIGGAEKLSLGSDRNLAPGAEVFRLKEDVHNLKVANELTQEIISILKKRKNLIRQTPSIWPVKGYVLYPYGEYLNPVTARRDFNNGLDIGAFAGSEVVATAPGTVYEIGYTRNTGYFVKVGHKFGWKTIYSNLDRVKVKANQQISKNEVLGFVGKSENSPQYSLHYEIHVGTRAIDPFAFLNQIQD, from the coding sequence TTGAATCTTAAATCCTATCTTGCACTACTTTATTATAGGCTCAGATACAAATACCAAGATCTGAAGCTAAAGCTAGATATCAAAATAGCAAATTGGAATAAGAAGGGGAAAGAACGTCTCACCGTCATGGTGATTCCTCATTCTGAACAAAAGACGATCAACTTTCATATTTCTTACAGAGCGATCACCATCTTCATCGGAACTATTTTAGTTCTTCTTCTTATCAGCTCTATCAACGTTCTTAGCCACTCTGGATCTATTCACCAGCTCACAGAGTTGAACTTATCCAACCAAGACTTCATTCGTCAGTCGGCGAAAATGAAAGAAGAGATTAACGGTCTTCATGAACACGTTGAGTACTACCACAATCACGTGGGTGCCCTATACGGAAGATTAACTGGAGATAATTCCAAGGTTGCGAAAGGGATCGGCGGAGCTGAAAAACTTTCCCTTGGTTCCGACAGAAACTTAGCACCGGGTGCAGAAGTATTCCGACTGAAAGAAGACGTTCATAATCTTAAAGTAGCGAACGAACTTACCCAAGAAATCATAAGTATATTAAAAAAACGTAAAAATCTTATCCGTCAGACTCCGTCGATTTGGCCGGTAAAAGGATATGTTCTCTATCCGTATGGAGAATATCTAAATCCGGTTACTGCTCGTAGGGATTTCAATAACGGATTGGATATCGGTGCTTTTGCCGGATCCGAAGTTGTGGCGACTGCACCTGGTACTGTTTACGAGATTGGATACACTCGTAACACAGGATATTTTGTGAAAGTCGGTCACAAGTTCGGTTGGAAAACGATTTACTCTAATCTGGATCGTGTAAAAGTGAAAGCGAACCAGCAAATTTCCAAAAACGAAGTATTAGGCTTCGTTGGAAAATCGGAAAACAGTCCTCAGTACAGTCTTCATTATGAAATTCATGTGGGTACCAGAGCGATCGATCCTTTTGCATTCTTGAACCAGATCCAAGACTGA
- a CDS encoding TatD family hydrolase — protein sequence MYSIIDTHCHLDIIQEQGQDIAESVKKAKESGIKKIVQIGIDLESSIRAKGLSEKFSDEEIEIFYSIGCHPTETHEFPKKEEILTLVKENVTDQKLSAIGEIGLDYYHDASTKAYQADVLHSFLEASSQYSLPVVIHSRDAAEDTVSILKEHRDKAFGVIHCFTYDYPTAKKLVDLGYYISFSGILAFKNARDIQEAAEKLPLESMLIETDAPFLAPPPFRGKRNEPSYTKFVLEKMFSLRKESNAQVEKTLYNNSLKFTQRKAYHHD from the coding sequence ATGTACTCCATCATCGACACTCACTGCCACTTAGATATAATACAAGAGCAAGGGCAGGATATTGCAGAATCAGTAAAAAAAGCAAAAGAATCTGGTATAAAAAAGATCGTCCAGATCGGCATCGACCTTGAGAGTTCAATTAGAGCGAAAGGTTTATCTGAAAAATTTTCAGATGAAGAGATAGAAATATTTTATTCGATCGGATGCCATCCAACTGAGACTCATGAATTTCCTAAAAAAGAGGAAATTTTGACACTAGTCAAAGAAAACGTGACGGACCAAAAGTTATCCGCGATTGGAGAGATCGGATTAGATTATTACCACGATGCTTCAACTAAGGCTTATCAGGCGGACGTGTTGCATTCTTTCTTAGAAGCTTCTTCTCAGTATTCTCTTCCTGTTGTTATCCATTCTAGAGATGCGGCGGAAGATACCGTTTCTATTTTGAAAGAACATAGAGACAAGGCATTTGGAGTGATCCATTGTTTTACCTATGATTATCCGACAGCGAAGAAGTTGGTGGATCTAGGATATTATATTTCTTTCTCCGGGATCCTTGCCTTTAAGAATGCAAGAGATATCCAAGAGGCCGCCGAAAAACTTCCTTTGGAAAGTATGCTGATTGAGACGGATGCACCGTTTCTTGCACCTCCACCTTTTCGTGGAAAAAGAAATGAGCCATCTTATACTAAATTCGTTTTAGAAAAAATGTTTTCTCTTAGAAAAGAATCCAATGCTCAGGTAGAAAAAACTTTGTATAATAATTCCTTAAAATTCACGCAAAGGAAGGCGTACCATCATGATTGA
- the serS gene encoding serine--tRNA ligase yields MIDLKYITDNTEELKSNLELRGFKDLAVLDQLADIIQKKKVLQKEADVFREERNKASKEIGKVKQAGGDIAAASAAVKEIGDKIKKIEDDLESLESKLLEINLGLPNILDKDVPVGKNEHDNKVLYEVGEVRDYKFTPKPHFELGETLGWFNFEKGTKLAGARAYTYFGIGAKLERALANFMLETHTTEHGYTEVWVPIMVNDECMTTTGQYPKFKDEYYRLERDELNLIPTAEVPLTNLYRDEIISENSLPISITAHTSCFRREAGSYGKDTRGLVRVHQFQKVELVKFARPEDSEEEHKKMLSHAENILKKLGIRYRVMLLCSGDISAASSKTYDLEVWMPGLNRWMEISSVSNFKDFQARRGKIRYKSKEGKNQLVHTLNGSGLAIGRTLAAVIETYQKEDGTIDFPEVLKKYL; encoded by the coding sequence ATGATTGATCTGAAATACATTACCGATAACACAGAAGAATTAAAATCCAATCTGGAACTGAGAGGTTTCAAAGACTTAGCGGTTTTAGACCAACTTGCGGATATCATCCAAAAGAAAAAAGTTCTTCAAAAAGAAGCTGATGTATTCCGTGAAGAAAGGAATAAAGCAAGTAAAGAGATCGGAAAAGTGAAACAGGCAGGCGGAGATATCGCAGCTGCTTCTGCCGCAGTAAAAGAGATAGGAGATAAGATCAAAAAGATAGAAGATGATCTTGAATCTCTAGAGTCTAAACTTTTGGAAATCAATTTAGGTCTTCCTAATATTCTGGATAAAGACGTTCCTGTAGGTAAAAACGAACACGATAATAAAGTTTTGTACGAAGTAGGAGAAGTTCGAGACTATAAATTTACTCCTAAACCTCATTTCGAATTGGGAGAAACATTAGGCTGGTTCAATTTTGAAAAGGGAACAAAACTAGCGGGTGCAAGGGCCTACACTTATTTCGGAATAGGCGCTAAATTGGAAAGAGCCCTTGCGAATTTCATGTTAGAGACTCATACTACTGAACATGGTTATACGGAAGTTTGGGTGCCTATTATGGTAAACGACGAATGTATGACTACTACCGGACAATATCCAAAGTTTAAGGACGAATACTATAGATTAGAAAGAGATGAACTCAATTTAATCCCAACTGCAGAAGTTCCTTTAACAAATTTGTACAGAGATGAAATCATTTCGGAAAATTCCTTACCTATCTCTATTACTGCTCATACTTCCTGTTTCAGAAGAGAAGCCGGTTCGTACGGAAAAGATACTAGAGGTCTAGTTAGAGTTCACCAATTCCAAAAAGTGGAACTTGTGAAATTTGCGCGTCCCGAAGATTCCGAAGAAGAACATAAGAAGATGCTTTCTCATGCGGAGAATATCCTGAAAAAATTAGGGATTCGATATAGAGTTATGTTATTGTGCAGTGGAGATATTTCAGCTGCTTCTTCTAAGACATATGATCTGGAAGTTTGGATGCCTGGTTTAAATCGTTGGATGGAGATTTCATCTGTTTCTAATTTTAAAGATTTTCAAGCAAGACGTGGTAAGATTCGCTACAAATCCAAAGAAGGCAAAAATCAATTGGTCCATACTTTAAACGGTTCTGGTTTGGCGATCGGTCGAACTTTGGCCGCAGTTATTGAAACTTATCAAAAAGAAGATGGCACAATAGACTTTCCTGAAGTTTTGAAAAAATATCTCTGA
- a CDS encoding OmpA family protein: MASEIHTQSSLSFKTIITLLCYFIFAGFSVSGAEDSAKGKVAPLKGEINTSLNEFGISLSEDGNTLYYYSKRKNSNYSDLLKSVKTKDGWSSGAEISELNSQFDDQSPFIIENEKAIIFSSNRDGSIEFKLGNGKIGVSRDLYFATMKDGSWDKATRLPQEVNTPAIEENPFLAGSYLFFTRYPFGKVAESDIYISEYKDGSWRKAIRMESPVNTEHAEIAATLSRDSKYLYFSSNRPGGYGGLDIYKVEIKEDGTFSPAVNLGPVINSPGDEAFYTETPDGKNAYFCRLVKEGGNYDIYEFSVNEWEELKRNKKISLESIHFRTGSFEIEEESFEILDRLVSFLNENPSIKLKITGHTDLHGDANDNLELSRNRAAAVKDYLVKKGISVGRFTTDGKGSKEPIYAEKNPETDRKNRRTEFQIVE; this comes from the coding sequence ATGGCTTCCGAAATCCATACTCAGTCTTCTTTATCTTTCAAAACTATAATCACCTTACTTTGTTATTTTATCTTTGCAGGATTTTCCGTTTCCGGCGCCGAAGATTCTGCAAAAGGAAAGGTAGCTCCGTTAAAGGGAGAAATTAATACTTCTTTAAATGAATTTGGGATCAGTCTTTCTGAAGACGGAAATACTTTATATTATTATTCCAAACGTAAAAATTCTAACTACTCCGATCTTTTAAAATCAGTAAAAACGAAAGATGGTTGGAGCTCTGGTGCAGAAATTTCCGAATTAAATTCTCAGTTTGACGACCAAAGTCCTTTCATTATAGAAAATGAGAAGGCCATCATCTTCTCCTCTAACCGAGACGGTAGTATTGAATTTAAATTGGGAAATGGTAAGATCGGGGTTTCTAGAGATCTTTACTTTGCCACTATGAAAGATGGATCTTGGGATAAAGCAACAAGACTTCCTCAAGAAGTGAATACTCCTGCGATAGAAGAAAATCCTTTCCTAGCAGGTAGTTACTTATTTTTCACACGTTATCCTTTCGGAAAAGTGGCCGAATCAGATATTTATATTTCTGAATATAAGGATGGTTCTTGGAGAAAGGCAATCCGAATGGAAAGTCCTGTAAATACGGAACATGCGGAAATCGCTGCTACTTTGAGTAGAGATAGCAAATATCTATATTTTTCTTCCAATCGTCCCGGCGGTTATGGTGGATTAGATATTTATAAAGTAGAGATCAAGGAGGATGGGACCTTCTCCCCTGCAGTCAATCTGGGGCCGGTTATTAATTCTCCCGGAGATGAAGCATTCTACACTGAGACTCCTGACGGCAAAAATGCGTACTTTTGTAGGCTTGTGAAAGAAGGTGGAAATTACGATATCTACGAATTTTCCGTGAATGAATGGGAGGAGTTGAAGAGGAATAAAAAGATTTCTTTGGAATCTATTCATTTCAGAACCGGTTCTTTCGAGATCGAAGAAGAGTCCTTTGAAATTTTGGACAGATTGGTTTCTTTCTTAAATGAAAATCCTTCCATAAAGCTGAAAATTACTGGGCATACGGATTTACACGGTGATGCGAACGATAATCTGGAATTAAGTCGCAATCGGGCGGCAGCTGTGAAGGATTATCTGGTTAAAAAAGGAATTTCTGTCGGTAGATTTACGACGGACGGTAAGGGAAGTAAGGAGCCGATTTATGCGGAAAAAAACCCGGAAACGGACCGCAAAAATCGAAGGACCGAATTTCAAATTGTAGAATAG
- a CDS encoding substrate-binding periplasmic protein: MSSRLDLILSKKELVVGVNRVYEPFYIQDPKEGFPGFDMELAKLYADYLGVALKVKPLKTFRQFSDEISAGTIDIAMAGMSTDLSRGKTVTFSDPYLLTTPAGLIKKRSLPPEPEGSIVTTRTFKSLEDLAVLNALSFSVRSNTTNHNYLLRRFGKNQIYSYLSDSIAIDALINGNVICYVADSLYILSLLQKQPSLKANYVALVNPVMDEYISAALPLNDLVFADNFNFFVKELKRTGVIEGLRSKYFLGNGWVK, translated from the coding sequence ATGTCTTCTAGACTGGATCTAATCCTTTCTAAAAAGGAATTGGTGGTAGGGGTCAATCGTGTTTATGAACCTTTTTACATCCAAGATCCGAAAGAGGGTTTTCCAGGTTTTGATATGGAACTTGCGAAGCTGTATGCTGACTATTTGGGAGTTGCTCTTAAAGTAAAACCTCTCAAAACTTTCCGCCAATTTTCGGATGAGATCTCTGCAGGCACAATAGATATCGCGATGGCGGGAATGTCGACCGATCTCAGCCGGGGAAAAACGGTTACCTTTTCGGATCCGTACCTTCTTACAACTCCTGCAGGTCTTATTAAAAAACGTTCTCTTCCTCCCGAGCCGGAAGGTAGTATAGTGACTACCAGAACTTTTAAATCTTTGGAAGATTTGGCCGTTCTTAATGCACTTTCATTTTCTGTTCGATCCAATACTACAAATCATAATTATCTTTTGAGAAGGTTTGGTAAAAACCAAATTTACAGTTATCTTTCGGATTCTATTGCAATAGATGCATTAATAAATGGTAATGTGATTTGTTATGTTGCGGATAGTTTGTACATTCTATCTTTACTTCAAAAACAACCGAGTTTGAAGGCTAACTATGTAGCTCTGGTAAATCCTGTTATGGATGAGTATATCAGTGCTGCATTACCTTTGAACGATCTAGTGTTTGCGGATAATTTTAATTTCTTCGTAAAAGAGTTAAAAAGAACAGGAGTGATAGAAGGTTTACGTTCTAAATATTTTCTAGGAAACGGTTGGGTAAAATAA
- the recR gene encoding recombination mediator RecR: MAEHLIEGMVNALSSLPGIGRKSAYRISFHLLRQDPAVFNGFIQSLSEVKGRIRFCSRCGSYSEEEICDLCLSEKRDSHTVCVVEQPEDVFFIENTGEFKGRYHVLDGVISPLEGVGPQDLRIRELLNRIEPEDLKEVLVATNPTLEGDATADYLNHQLKNFNISVTRIAYGITVGGSIELADQYTLGRAIRSRLKL, from the coding sequence TTGGCTGAACATTTAATTGAGGGAATGGTAAATGCACTTTCTTCTCTTCCCGGTATCGGAAGAAAGAGTGCATATCGTATCAGTTTTCATTTATTAAGACAGGACCCCGCGGTTTTTAACGGGTTTATCCAAAGTTTGTCGGAAGTAAAAGGAAGGATCCGCTTCTGCTCTCGCTGTGGATCTTATTCAGAAGAAGAGATTTGTGATCTATGCCTCTCCGAAAAAAGGGACAGTCATACAGTTTGTGTGGTAGAACAACCCGAAGATGTATTCTTTATAGAAAACACTGGAGAATTCAAAGGCAGATATCACGTTCTCGACGGTGTCATTTCTCCCTTAGAAGGTGTAGGACCTCAAGATCTACGAATCAGAGAACTTTTAAATAGAATAGAACCCGAAGATCTGAAGGAAGTTTTAGTAGCGACCAATCCCACATTAGAAGGGGACGCAACCGCAGACTATTTAAACCATCAATTAAAAAATTTTAATATATCAGTGACTAGGATCGCTTACGGGATTACGGTGGGTGGTTCCATAGAACTTGCGGACCAATATACTTTGGGAAGAGCTATCCGCTCCAGACTTAAACTTTAG
- a CDS encoding YbaB/EbfC family nucleoid-associated protein, which produces MFENLKNASEIFSKMGEMRGKMEEIKKRISNLRVMGDAGAGMVQVTSTGDGSIVDVKINRALFDSEDNKMLEDLVMAATNDAIQKAKQAAEYELKSITGGLDLSEISKLFGGNLG; this is translated from the coding sequence ATGTTTGAAAATCTAAAGAATGCATCCGAAATTTTTTCCAAAATGGGAGAAATGCGCGGCAAAATGGAAGAGATCAAAAAAAGGATCTCCAACCTAAGAGTTATGGGTGATGCGGGTGCCGGAATGGTACAAGTCACATCTACCGGAGATGGATCGATCGTAGATGTAAAGATTAATCGTGCATTATTTGATTCAGAAGATAATAAAATGTTAGAAGATCTAGTCATGGCAGCAACAAACGATGCCATCCAAAAAGCCAAACAAGCCGCAGAATACGAATTAAAATCGATTACGGGCGGACTGGATCTTTCTGAAATTTCTAAATTATTCGGCGGCAACCTTGGCTGA
- the dnaX gene encoding DNA polymerase III subunit gamma/tau produces the protein MAGNHEVLSRKYRPQRFQDVIHQNLAIGALQNAVKSGKIGHAYIFFGPRGVGKTTIARIFAKRLNCQNPIDNEPCNQCDSCQEITKGISGDVLEIDAASNRGIENIRELRDNVKFTPMGGKYKVYIIDEVHMLTDQSFNALLKTLEEPPAHVVFVLATTEYHKIPETILSRCQDFIFKKVPLSVLQDYAENLCKEEKTKYDSEGLFWVAKKGDGSVRDMLSFMEQALVFTDNRLLGSEIRKMIGYHGIDFLSDFIKSLVDAENSSKSLQIIENLYQEGQDIFKFLWDSIEFTHTLCLLKDSAADSESVNYPREDLIKMRKDFESIDPIALNKLSFRLFELFEKVKTLRLRNSFEIKIFIEIQIKKLTEDLAKPSLAGLVDRINHLILMIQDQDGNTPAATFDIPKKQVPTPSKEMQTSPPTQTPVVSNEKKEIPQGQKPSPLSSLEDMAKDVSSEDAEWEKSFKNEFLGTDVDPSKVPKLGL, from the coding sequence ATGGCCGGAAATCACGAAGTTCTCTCCCGCAAATATCGCCCCCAAAGATTCCAAGATGTGATCCATCAAAATCTTGCGATCGGTGCATTACAAAACGCGGTTAAATCCGGAAAGATAGGCCATGCGTATATTTTTTTCGGCCCTCGAGGTGTTGGAAAAACTACAATCGCCAGAATTTTTGCCAAAAGACTCAACTGTCAAAATCCTATCGATAACGAACCTTGTAATCAATGTGATTCTTGCCAAGAAATCACAAAAGGTATTTCGGGAGATGTTCTGGAGATAGATGCTGCGAGTAACCGCGGTATCGAGAATATCAGAGAACTTAGAGATAACGTAAAGTTCACCCCGATGGGTGGTAAATATAAAGTGTACATCATTGATGAGGTGCACATGCTTACGGATCAATCCTTCAACGCACTTTTAAAAACTTTGGAGGAACCTCCGGCCCATGTGGTTTTCGTTCTGGCTACCACTGAGTATCATAAAATTCCGGAAACCATTCTATCTCGTTGCCAAGACTTTATCTTTAAAAAAGTTCCTTTATCCGTTCTACAAGACTATGCGGAGAATTTATGTAAGGAAGAAAAGACCAAATACGATTCGGAAGGATTGTTTTGGGTAGCAAAGAAGGGCGACGGTTCTGTGAGAGATATGCTTTCCTTTATGGAGCAGGCTCTTGTATTCACAGATAATCGACTCTTGGGATCCGAGATCCGAAAAATGATCGGTTATCATGGGATCGATTTCTTATCCGATTTTATCAAAAGTCTGGTAGATGCCGAAAATTCTTCTAAGTCATTGCAGATCATCGAGAACCTATACCAAGAAGGTCAGGACATATTCAAATTCCTCTGGGATTCGATTGAGTTCACTCACACATTATGTTTATTGAAAGACTCCGCGGCGGACTCCGAATCGGTAAACTATCCGAGAGAAGATCTGATCAAGATGAGAAAGGATTTCGAATCCATAGATCCGATCGCGTTAAATAAACTTTCTTTCCGTCTTTTTGAATTATTCGAAAAAGTTAAAACTCTTCGTTTGAGAAACTCTTTTGAGATCAAAATTTTCATAGAAATACAGATCAAAAAACTCACAGAAGATCTGGCAAAACCTAGTCTCGCAGGACTTGTAGATAGGATCAATCATCTCATATTGATGATCCAAGACCAGGATGGGAATACTCCGGCCGCTACATTTGACATTCCTAAAAAACAAGTTCCTACACCGTCTAAAGAAATGCAAACTTCCCCCCCGACTCAGACTCCAGTTGTGTCTAATGAGAAGAAAGAAATTCCCCAAGGACAAAAACCAAGTCCGCTTTCTTCCCTAGAGGATATGGCAAAAGATGTTTCTTCCGAAGACGCAGAATGGGAAAAATCTTTCAAAAACGAATTTTTAGGAACGGATGTAGATCCTTCCAAAGTACCTAAGCTGGGACTCTAG
- a CDS encoding nucleoside deaminase, translating to MSQEIIEPFLKVFLDRFAEIRTQNSEEIPSFTQIYKNGNLICEAFNSVEISEDSSLHSEVLAISEAKRICKERYLTDCILITTLEPCLMCGGSILLSRIPKVAYLVPAKLGEGISSLPLETIYSRNFFPELVLIKSETTKELFKTFFKDKRN from the coding sequence ATGAGCCAAGAAATTATAGAGCCATTCCTTAAGGTTTTTTTAGACCGATTTGCGGAAATTCGGACTCAAAATTCGGAAGAGATCCCTAGTTTCACACAAATTTACAAAAACGGAAATCTTATCTGTGAAGCTTTCAACTCAGTGGAAATTTCCGAAGATTCTTCCTTACATAGCGAAGTTCTCGCGATCTCCGAAGCAAAGCGGATCTGCAAGGAAAGATATCTCACCGATTGTATCCTCATTACCACGCTAGAGCCTTGTTTGATGTGTGGAGGTTCCATTCTTCTTTCTAGAATCCCTAAAGTAGCATATCTGGTTCCCGCAAAATTGGGAGAAGGTATTTCATCTCTTCCTTTAGAAACAATCTATAGCAGAAATTTTTTTCCAGAACTTGTACTAATTAAGTCAGAAACGACCAAAGAGTTATTCAAAACTTTCTTCAAAGATAAGAGAAATTAG